In one Ignavibacteriota bacterium genomic region, the following are encoded:
- the dnaK gene encoding molecular chaperone DnaK: protein MSNKIIGIDLGTTNSVVAVMEGKDPVVIANSEGARTTPSVVGFAKSGERLVGQAAKRQAVTNSQNTVFSIKRFMGRFHNEVTEEMKLVPYNVTQGENNTARVKIGDRVYSPPEISAMILQKMKQTAEDYLGTKISEAVITVPAYFNDAQRQATKEAGEIAGLNVRRIINEPTAAALAYGMDKKHKDSKVAVFDLGGGTFDISILELGDGVFEVKSTNGDTHLGGDNFDQRVLEFIADEFKKQEGIDLRKDPMALQRLREAAEKAKMELSQMQQTEINLPFITATAEGPKHLNLNITRAKFEQLVEDLIQRCVPPVQKAMQDSGLRADQIDEVILVGGMTRVPRVQQLVKEIFGKEGHKGVNPDEVVAIGAAIQGGVLAGEVTDVLLLDVTPLTLGIETLGNIMTPMIQANTTIPTRKSEIFSTAADSQPSVEIHILQGERQMAYDNRTLGKFHLDGIPPAPRGVPQIEVTFDIDANGMLHVMAKDKATNKEQSIRITSSSGLSKEEVDKMKRDAEAHAAEDKKKREEVETKNMADSKIFQTRKQLKELGDKLDSATRGKLETATDELENALKSGNINDIKAKMEAHDTVWNEVSAELYKHATAAQQQQAGQQPPPPPHGSPTGEAPSDEKKVEDASFEVVDEKK from the coding sequence ATGTCAAACAAAATTATTGGAATTGATTTAGGCACGACCAACTCGGTTGTTGCCGTGATGGAAGGGAAAGACCCGGTCGTGATTGCGAACTCAGAAGGCGCACGAACGACTCCGTCTGTCGTCGGCTTTGCGAAAAGCGGAGAGCGGTTAGTCGGTCAGGCGGCGAAACGTCAGGCGGTGACTAACTCACAGAACACCGTTTTTTCGATTAAGCGATTTATGGGTCGCTTCCACAACGAAGTAACGGAAGAGATGAAACTTGTGCCGTACAATGTTACGCAGGGCGAGAACAACACCGCGCGTGTGAAGATTGGCGACCGTGTCTATTCACCGCCGGAAATCAGCGCGATGATCTTACAGAAGATGAAACAAACGGCTGAAGATTATCTCGGCACGAAAATTTCAGAGGCGGTAATTACCGTCCCCGCGTACTTCAACGATGCGCAACGTCAGGCAACGAAAGAAGCCGGAGAAATTGCCGGACTCAACGTTCGCCGAATCATCAACGAGCCGACTGCTGCCGCGCTCGCGTACGGCATGGACAAAAAACATAAAGATAGTAAAGTCGCTGTGTTCGATCTTGGCGGCGGTACGTTCGATATTTCCATTCTCGAACTCGGTGATGGTGTGTTTGAAGTGAAATCCACCAACGGCGACACGCACCTTGGTGGCGATAACTTCGACCAACGCGTGCTTGAGTTTATTGCTGATGAATTCAAAAAGCAGGAAGGAATTGATTTACGGAAAGACCCGATGGCGCTCCAGCGTTTGCGTGAAGCGGCTGAGAAAGCAAAAATGGAACTTTCGCAAATGCAACAGACGGAAATCAATCTCCCGTTTATTACGGCAACAGCCGAAGGACCAAAGCACCTGAACCTGAATATTACCCGCGCAAAGTTTGAGCAGTTGGTGGAAGATTTGATTCAACGTTGTGTCCCTCCTGTTCAGAAAGCGATGCAGGATTCGGGCTTACGTGCTGACCAGATTGATGAAGTAATTCTCGTCGGCGGAATGACCCGCGTTCCCCGCGTGCAACAACTTGTGAAGGAAATTTTCGGAAAAGAAGGACATAAAGGCGTCAACCCGGATGAAGTCGTTGCAATCGGCGCGGCAATTCAGGGGGGCGTGCTTGCGGGCGAAGTCACCGATGTTCTTCTGCTTGATGTAACTCCGTTGACGCTCGGCATTGAAACGCTCGGCAACATCATGACTCCGATGATTCAGGCAAACACTACCATTCCCACACGCAAGAGCGAAATCTTTTCGACTGCGGCTGATAGTCAGCCATCGGTAGAGATACATATTTTGCAGGGCGAGCGACAGATGGCGTACGATAACCGGACGCTCGGCAAGTTCCATCTCGATGGAATTCCACCGGCACCGCGCGGCGTTCCTCAAATCGAAGTCACATTTGATATTGATGCGAACGGAATGTTGCACGTCATGGCAAAAGACAAAGCCACGAACAAAGAGCAGAGCATTCGCATCACTTCATCGAGCGGCTTGAGCAAAGAAGAAGTTGATAAGATGAAGCGCGATGCAGAAGCGCATGCGGCGGAAGACAAAAAGAAACGCGAAGAAGTCGAAACGAAGAACATGGCGGACAGCAAAATCTTCCAGACACGCAAGCAGTTGAAAGAACTCGGTGACAAACTCGACTCGGCAACACGAGGTAAGTTAGAAACTGCAACCGATGAACTCGAAAACGCATTGAAGAGCGGGAACATCAACGACATCAAAGCGAAGATGGAAGCGCACGATACCGTGTGGAACGAAGTCTCAGCTGAGTTATACAAACACGCAACCGCCGCGCAACAGCAACAAGCAGGACAACAACCGCCTCCACCTCCTCACGGTTCACCAACCGGCGAAGCGCCAAGCGATGAGAAGAAGGTTGAGGATGCTTCGTTTGAGGTTGTGGATGAGAAGAAGTAG